The following proteins are encoded in a genomic region of Nocardioides sp. cx-173:
- the purF gene encoding amidophosphoribosyltransferase — MPYLSSRGQRLGGDGRLTAALDPQDQGPQDACGVFGVWAPGEDVAKLTYFGLYALQHRGQESAGIAVSNGRQILVYKDMGLVSQVFDETTLDSLKGHLAIGHSRYSTTGASTWQNAQPTFRPTADGSIALGHNGNLINTHELAQLVTELPADPGELDLHARNVESSTNDTGLVTALLAHHPDTSLEQRALEVLPLLKGAFSFVWMNENTLYAARDPQGIRPLVLGRLDRGWVVASEDAALATIGASVVREVEPGEMLVIDDQGLRSHTFAAPEPKGCVFEYVYLARPDATIAGRSVHESRVEMGRELARQFPVEADLVIPVPESGTPAAAGYAEESGIPFGQGFVKNAYVGRTFIQPSQTLRQLGIRLKLNALEHMIRGKRIVVVDDSIVRGNTQRAQVRMLREAGAQEVHVRISSPPVKWPCFYGIDFATRAELIANGLTPEEIAASVGADSLGYISLDGMIEATKQEKTRLCTACFTGEYPIELPDASLLGKHLLEATLSSPTLGKALPVLNNP, encoded by the coding sequence GTGCCCTACCTCAGCAGTCGTGGCCAGCGTCTCGGTGGAGACGGCCGACTCACCGCGGCGCTCGATCCCCAGGACCAAGGACCCCAGGACGCGTGCGGAGTCTTCGGGGTCTGGGCCCCAGGCGAGGACGTCGCCAAGCTGACCTACTTCGGCCTGTACGCCCTGCAGCACCGGGGCCAGGAGTCGGCTGGCATCGCCGTCAGCAACGGCCGCCAGATCCTGGTCTACAAGGACATGGGGCTGGTGTCGCAGGTCTTCGACGAGACCACGCTGGACTCGCTCAAGGGCCACCTGGCCATCGGGCACTCGCGCTACTCGACCACCGGCGCCAGCACCTGGCAGAACGCGCAGCCGACGTTCCGGCCCACGGCCGACGGGTCGATCGCGCTCGGCCACAACGGTAACCTGATCAACACCCACGAGCTCGCGCAGCTGGTCACGGAGCTGCCCGCCGACCCCGGCGAGCTCGACCTGCACGCGCGCAACGTCGAGTCGTCGACCAACGACACCGGCCTCGTGACCGCGCTGCTGGCCCATCACCCCGACACCTCCCTGGAGCAGCGGGCCCTCGAGGTGCTGCCGCTGCTCAAGGGCGCCTTCTCGTTCGTGTGGATGAACGAGAACACCCTGTACGCCGCCCGCGACCCGCAGGGCATCCGGCCGCTCGTGCTCGGCCGGCTCGACCGCGGCTGGGTCGTCGCGTCGGAGGATGCCGCGCTCGCCACGATCGGCGCGAGCGTCGTACGCGAGGTCGAGCCCGGCGAGATGCTGGTGATCGACGACCAGGGCCTGCGCTCGCACACCTTCGCCGCGCCCGAGCCCAAGGGCTGCGTCTTCGAGTACGTCTACCTCGCGCGCCCCGACGCGACGATCGCCGGGCGCAGCGTGCACGAGTCGCGCGTCGAGATGGGCCGCGAGCTCGCCCGACAGTTCCCGGTCGAGGCCGACCTGGTGATCCCGGTGCCCGAGTCCGGCACCCCGGCCGCCGCCGGCTACGCCGAGGAGAGCGGGATCCCGTTCGGCCAGGGCTTCGTCAAGAACGCCTACGTCGGCCGTACGTTCATCCAGCCGAGCCAGACGCTGCGCCAGCTCGGCATCCGGCTCAAGCTGAACGCGCTGGAGCACATGATCCGGGGCAAGCGGATCGTCGTCGTGGACGACTCGATCGTGCGCGGCAACACCCAGCGTGCCCAGGTCCGGATGCTGCGGGAGGCGGGCGCCCAGGAGGTCCACGTGCGGATCTCCAGCCCGCCGGTCAAGTGGCCGTGCTTCTACGGCATCGACTTCGCCACCCGCGCCGAGCTGATCGCCAACGGGCTGACCCCGGAGGAGATCGCGGCCAGCGTCGGCGCCGACAGCCTCGGCTACATCTCCCTCGACGGCATGATCGAGGCGACCAAGCAGGAGAAGACCCGGCTCTGCACGGCCTGCTTCACCGGCGAGTACCCCATCGAGCTGCCCGACGCGAGCCTGCTCGGCAAGCACCTGCTCGAGGCCACGCTGAGCTCGCCCACCCTGGGCAAGGCGCTCCCCGTCCTCAACAACCCCTGA
- a CDS encoding sensor histidine kinase, which yields MALEPVDTLAADRAGWSDALSRDALRLIAEAVREMAGFQVAAVSVVRGDDLHSVAIAGSDEARAALWDAVTPMQVIRDELAKADDWGRFKFVPSERAGAVEEWGWVPAYEPADDDEAWDPRDLLLAPLYDDDARLVGLLSIDLPTSGRRPDARQRALLERYAAHAERTVLVALERHDFSEQIRLATTAREIVRSLSVHLPIEELLEQCGAALSAGFRAGGSWVQTFAGDVLGSGALHSARGAEIVLPDLLIEVAEESAHQLWAAQQWVVIERDLPVQLLTSEQSGLIHLFMERIEAASLLFVPIGAGASCVGNLVLTRVDGQPPWGRTEAEAALDIGHDLGRSILNARTFAREHRLVQELTALDQYKGRLIATVAHELKSPLTAVVGHLEMAEAAPELSETTRRSLAAMDRGAQRLQRVIDDLLLFSKVGDPDSALIAVPVPLQPVLEELAELHTVTARRAGVTIRLETPDEPVGALGEPEEIDTALGNVLGNAVKYGRPGTVVTVSLARERDDAVVTVRDEGIGISLQDQAQLFDEFYRSADPAALAQPGTGLGLAIVRRIVDRHSGTVTVTSELGVGSTFTLRLPAAPA from the coding sequence ATGGCTCTCGAGCCCGTCGACACGCTCGCCGCCGACCGGGCCGGCTGGTCGGACGCCCTCTCGCGCGACGCGCTGCGGCTGATCGCCGAGGCGGTGCGCGAGATGGCCGGCTTCCAGGTGGCCGCGGTCTCGGTGGTCCGCGGCGACGACCTGCACTCGGTCGCGATCGCGGGCAGCGACGAGGCGCGTGCGGCGCTGTGGGACGCCGTCACGCCGATGCAGGTGATCCGCGACGAGCTGGCCAAGGCCGACGACTGGGGGCGCTTCAAGTTCGTCCCGAGCGAGCGTGCGGGCGCCGTCGAGGAGTGGGGCTGGGTCCCCGCGTACGAGCCCGCGGACGACGACGAGGCGTGGGACCCCCGCGACCTGCTGCTCGCGCCGCTGTACGACGACGACGCCCGCCTGGTCGGGCTGCTCTCGATCGACCTGCCCACGAGCGGGCGCCGTCCCGACGCCCGCCAGCGAGCGCTGCTGGAGCGCTATGCGGCCCATGCCGAGCGCACCGTCCTCGTCGCGCTCGAGCGCCATGACTTCTCCGAGCAGATCCGCCTCGCCACGACGGCGCGGGAGATCGTGCGGAGCCTGAGCGTCCATCTGCCGATCGAGGAGCTGCTCGAGCAGTGCGGCGCCGCGCTCTCCGCGGGCTTCCGGGCCGGTGGCAGCTGGGTCCAGACCTTCGCCGGTGACGTCCTCGGCTCCGGGGCGCTGCACAGCGCCCGGGGGGCCGAGATCGTGCTGCCCGACCTGCTGATCGAGGTCGCCGAGGAGTCCGCCCACCAGCTGTGGGCCGCGCAGCAGTGGGTCGTGATCGAGCGGGACCTCCCGGTCCAGCTGCTCACCTCGGAGCAGTCCGGCCTGATCCACCTGTTCATGGAGCGGATCGAGGCCGCGTCGCTGCTGTTCGTCCCGATCGGCGCCGGGGCGTCGTGCGTGGGCAACCTGGTGCTGACCCGCGTGGACGGCCAGCCCCCGTGGGGGCGGACCGAGGCGGAGGCGGCGCTCGACATCGGCCACGACCTCGGTCGCTCGATCCTCAACGCCCGGACGTTCGCTCGCGAGCACCGGCTCGTCCAGGAGCTCACCGCGCTCGACCAGTACAAGGGGCGGCTCATCGCGACCGTCGCGCACGAGCTCAAGAGCCCGCTGACCGCGGTGGTCGGCCATCTCGAGATGGCGGAGGCGGCCCCCGAGCTCAGCGAGACGACCCGCCGCTCGCTCGCCGCGATGGATCGCGGGGCGCAGCGCCTGCAGCGGGTCATCGACGACCTGCTGCTGTTCTCCAAGGTCGGTGACCCCGACAGCGCCCTCATCGCGGTCCCCGTGCCGCTCCAGCCGGTGCTGGAGGAGCTCGCCGAGCTGCACACCGTCACGGCCCGGCGTGCCGGCGTCACCATCCGGCTGGAGACGCCGGACGAGCCGGTGGGGGCACTGGGCGAGCCGGAGGAGATCGACACCGCACTCGGCAACGTGCTCGGCAACGCGGTCAAATACGGCCGCCCCGGCACCGTCGTGACGGTCAGCCTGGCCCGGGAGCGGGACGACGCGGTGGTGACCGTGCGCGACGAGGGGATCGGCATCTCGCTGCAGGACCAGGCGCAGCTCTTCGACGAGTTCTACCGCTCCGCGGACCCGGCGGCACTGGCCCAACCCGGCACCGGGCTCGGCCTGGCCATCGTCCGCCGCATCGTCGACCGGCACAGCGGCACCGTCACCGTGACCTCCGAGCTGGGCGTCGGCAGCACGTTCACGCTGCGGCTGCCCGCCGCACCCGCCTGA
- a CDS encoding FAD/NAD(P)-binding protein, with amino-acid sequence MATLYPSSPPAPPSTAPATRVAIVGGGASGVLTAVNLLSAAGSEGLSVTIHEASGIVGRGIAYGTSDPRHLLNVRARHMSAWPDVPSDLLEWAARTGRDLDPQGFLPRRDYAAYLQDTLASVADHRLTVRAGRVDDIVPLPEGGYELYSAGAVSVADAVVLAYGNQEPRDLVVDGDTLPAAPWHLPNPWDLAGLHLLPGDATAVVVGTGLTAIDTTITFLEKHASRRVVMASRHGLLPFPHVGQQSTAWVSPPVETPVTADALTAFFRTQVAAAEARGVDWRAVVDGLRPQTQAIWQGMSLDERRRFLATHARFWEVRRHRMAPEVAERLEHYQAEGRLVVLSGGIARVVDRGRRCDVHIGQVGAPVPADVLVNCTGPSPDITRSSDPLLLALRERGLAAPDALHLGLATTADGALLDPDGRVVPGLYAVGPPRKGVLWESTAIPEIRGQAAEVARAQLAGLVRR; translated from the coding sequence GTGGCCACTCTGTACCCGTCCAGTCCTCCCGCTCCGCCGAGCACCGCGCCCGCGACCCGGGTCGCGATCGTGGGCGGCGGCGCCAGCGGCGTCCTCACCGCGGTCAACCTGCTGAGCGCGGCCGGCAGCGAGGGGCTGTCCGTCACGATCCACGAGGCGAGCGGCATCGTGGGACGCGGGATCGCCTACGGCACCTCGGATCCGCGGCACCTGCTCAACGTCCGTGCCCGGCACATGAGCGCCTGGCCCGACGTACCCTCCGACCTGCTGGAGTGGGCCGCCCGCACCGGGCGCGACCTCGACCCTCAGGGCTTTCTGCCCCGCCGCGACTACGCCGCCTACCTGCAGGACACCCTCGCCAGCGTCGCGGACCACCGCCTGACCGTCCGCGCCGGGCGCGTCGACGACATCGTGCCGCTGCCCGAGGGGGGCTACGAGCTGTACTCCGCCGGCGCCGTCTCGGTCGCCGACGCGGTCGTCCTGGCCTACGGCAACCAGGAGCCACGCGACCTCGTCGTCGACGGCGACACCCTGCCCGCCGCCCCGTGGCACCTGCCCAACCCGTGGGACCTGGCCGGCCTGCACCTGCTGCCGGGCGACGCCACCGCGGTCGTCGTGGGCACCGGGCTCACCGCCATCGACACCACGATCACCTTCCTGGAGAAGCACGCGTCGCGCCGGGTCGTGATGGCCAGCCGGCACGGCCTGCTCCCGTTCCCGCACGTCGGGCAGCAGTCGACGGCCTGGGTCAGCCCTCCGGTGGAGACCCCGGTGACCGCCGACGCGCTGACGGCGTTCTTCCGCACGCAGGTGGCCGCGGCCGAGGCGCGCGGCGTCGACTGGCGCGCCGTCGTCGACGGTCTGCGCCCCCAGACCCAGGCGATCTGGCAGGGCATGAGCCTCGACGAGCGGCGGCGCTTCCTGGCCACGCACGCCCGCTTCTGGGAGGTACGCCGCCACCGCATGGCCCCCGAGGTGGCCGAGCGCCTCGAGCACTACCAGGCCGAGGGTCGGCTCGTGGTCCTCTCGGGCGGCATCGCCCGGGTCGTCGACCGCGGACGCCGCTGCGACGTGCACATCGGGCAGGTCGGGGCGCCGGTGCCGGCCGACGTGCTGGTCAACTGCACCGGCCCCTCACCCGACATCACCCGCAGCAGCGACCCGCTGCTGCTCGCCCTGCGAGAGCGCGGCCTGGCCGCGCCCGACGCCCTGCACCTCGGCCTGGCGACCACTGCCGACGGCGCGCTCCTCGACCCCGACGGCCGCGTGGTGCCGGGCCTGTACGCCGTGGGGCCGCCGCGCAAGGGCGTGCTCTGGGAGTCGACGGCGATCCCGGAGATCCGCGGCCAGGCGGCCGAGGTCGCCCGCGCCCAGCTCGCGGGCCTGGTCCGCCGCTGA
- a CDS encoding dipeptidase, protein MSDDIRAKVTELLPGIRRDLEDLVRIESVSADPARAGEVQRSAEAVAELFRAEGFDSVEIVSAEADGRAPAVIAHKAGPEGAPTVLLYAHHDVQPENDPADWDSPPFEPTERDGRLYARGAADDKAGIAAHLGALRVFGDDLPVSVTMFIEGEEEVGSDTLPALLKQHHDRLRADVIVIADSGNWDIGEPALTTSLRGLVRVDVEVRTLTHAVHSGMWGGLVPDSLMALSRVIASLHDDEGNVAIAGLHSGPAADVVYPEERLRAESGAVPGIEWIGSGSAVERLWTKPALSITGLDAPKVDGASNTLVPAARAKISLRVAPGDTCENALACLTAHLEAHVPWGAELSVTLVDTGEATRIDATGPAYDAARAAFEEAWDGVAPVDMGVGGSIPFIAEFLEAFPEASVLVTGVEDPDTRAHGANEGLHLAEFARVVLAEALLLRNLAR, encoded by the coding sequence ATGAGTGACGACATTCGTGCCAAGGTGACCGAGCTGCTCCCCGGGATCCGCCGTGACCTCGAGGATCTGGTCCGCATCGAGTCGGTCAGCGCCGACCCGGCGCGCGCCGGCGAGGTGCAGCGCAGCGCCGAGGCCGTGGCCGAGCTGTTCCGCGCCGAGGGCTTCGACTCCGTCGAGATCGTGAGCGCGGAGGCCGACGGCCGGGCGCCGGCGGTCATCGCCCACAAGGCCGGGCCGGAGGGTGCGCCGACGGTGCTGCTCTACGCCCACCACGACGTCCAGCCGGAGAACGACCCCGCTGACTGGGACTCGCCGCCGTTCGAGCCCACGGAGCGCGACGGGCGGCTCTACGCCCGCGGCGCCGCGGACGACAAGGCCGGCATCGCCGCCCACCTGGGCGCGCTGCGGGTCTTCGGCGACGACCTGCCGGTGAGCGTCACGATGTTCATCGAGGGCGAGGAGGAGGTCGGCTCCGACACCCTGCCGGCACTGCTGAAGCAGCACCACGACCGGCTGCGCGCCGACGTCATCGTGATCGCCGACTCCGGCAACTGGGACATCGGCGAGCCGGCTCTGACGACCAGCCTGCGCGGCCTCGTGCGCGTCGACGTCGAGGTCCGCACGCTCACCCACGCCGTCCACTCCGGCATGTGGGGCGGCCTCGTGCCCGACTCGCTGATGGCACTGAGCCGGGTCATCGCCAGCCTGCACGACGACGAGGGCAACGTGGCGATCGCCGGCCTGCACTCCGGCCCGGCCGCGGACGTGGTCTACCCCGAGGAGCGGCTGCGCGCCGAGTCCGGTGCCGTGCCGGGCATCGAGTGGATCGGCAGCGGCTCCGCGGTCGAGCGGCTGTGGACCAAGCCCGCGCTCTCGATCACCGGCCTGGACGCGCCCAAGGTCGACGGGGCCAGCAACACCCTGGTCCCGGCCGCGCGCGCCAAGATCAGCCTGCGCGTCGCCCCCGGCGACACCTGCGAGAACGCCCTGGCCTGCCTGACCGCCCACCTCGAGGCCCACGTCCCGTGGGGCGCGGAGCTGAGCGTCACCCTCGTCGACACCGGCGAGGCCACGCGGATCGATGCCACCGGCCCGGCGTACGACGCGGCGCGGGCGGCGTTCGAGGAGGCCTGGGACGGCGTCGCGCCGGTCGACATGGGCGTCGGCGGGTCGATTCCGTTCATCGCGGAGTTCCTCGAGGCCTTCCCCGAGGCCAGCGTGCTGGTCACCGGGGTGGAGGACCCCGACACCCGCGCCCACGGCGCCAACGAGGGCCTGCACCTGGCCGAGTTCGCCCGGGTCGTCCTCGCCGAGGCGCTCCTCCTGCGCAACCTGGCCCGCTGA
- a CDS encoding sterol carrier family protein, with translation MAPRLRQLAPTDLAAAFEAGDQRALTKHFLAVLEQRAPGHSVEVRVPPYAAVQVIPGVRHTRGTPPAVVEMDGATWVALATGELTWAEADSAGRVRASGERADLSPYLPLG, from the coding sequence ATGGCTCCCCGGCTCCGACAGCTCGCTCCCACCGACCTCGCCGCGGCGTTCGAGGCCGGCGACCAGCGGGCGCTGACCAAGCACTTCCTGGCCGTGCTCGAGCAGCGCGCGCCGGGTCACTCGGTCGAGGTGCGGGTCCCGCCGTACGCCGCCGTCCAGGTGATCCCCGGCGTGCGCCACACCCGGGGCACGCCGCCGGCCGTTGTCGAGATGGACGGCGCCACCTGGGTCGCGCTCGCCACCGGAGAGCTCACGTGGGCCGAGGCGGACAGTGCCGGCCGGGTGCGAGCCTCCGGGGAGCGGGCCGACCTCTCGCCGTACCTGCCGCTGGGCTGA
- a CDS encoding helix-turn-helix transcriptional regulator, with product MSTSARMLRLLSLLQTHRYWPGEELAQRLEVSGRTLRRDIDRLRELGYAVDASRGVAGGYQLRAGGSLPPLLLEDEEAVAIAVGLQQAANGSVGGMEETSVQALTKVIALMPPRLRRQMDALRSQTDNLVWGGGPHIDPAILTTLAQACRDDEPLHLTYTARGAEPTERWVEPHRLVSLGRRWYLVAYDRDRQDWRSFRVDRIASPRTTGHRYRPRELPADDALAFVQAGIRRIPQRYDVRVRVAADPAVVARAVGRWGDVTPYEQGCLLAMSVDDLQWPVMVLAQLGADFTVESPVELVDLVSEVSARFARAGVA from the coding sequence ATGTCCACCAGTGCTCGGATGCTGCGCCTGCTGTCCCTCCTGCAGACCCACCGCTACTGGCCCGGCGAGGAGCTCGCCCAGCGGCTGGAGGTCAGCGGCCGCACGCTGCGCCGCGACATCGACCGGCTGCGCGAGCTCGGGTACGCCGTCGACGCCTCCCGGGGCGTGGCCGGCGGCTACCAGCTGCGCGCGGGCGGCTCGCTGCCGCCGCTGCTGCTCGAGGACGAGGAGGCGGTCGCGATCGCGGTCGGCCTGCAGCAGGCGGCCAACGGCTCGGTCGGCGGCATGGAGGAGACCTCGGTGCAGGCGCTGACCAAGGTGATCGCGCTGATGCCGCCGCGGCTGCGCCGGCAGATGGACGCGCTGCGGTCCCAGACCGACAATCTGGTCTGGGGCGGTGGTCCGCACATCGACCCCGCCATCCTGACGACGCTCGCCCAGGCCTGCCGCGACGACGAGCCGCTGCACCTCACCTACACCGCCCGGGGTGCCGAGCCCACCGAGCGCTGGGTCGAGCCGCACCGGCTGGTCTCCCTGGGGCGCCGCTGGTACCTCGTCGCCTACGACCGCGACCGCCAGGACTGGCGCTCGTTCCGCGTCGACCGGATCGCGTCCCCGCGCACGACCGGCCACCGCTACCGGCCGCGCGAGCTGCCCGCCGACGACGCGCTCGCGTTCGTCCAGGCCGGGATCCGGCGGATCCCGCAGCGCTACGACGTACGCGTCCGGGTCGCGGCCGACCCCGCGGTGGTCGCGCGCGCCGTCGGCCGCTGGGGCGACGTCACGCCGTACGAGCAGGGCTGCCTGCTCGCGATGAGCGTCGATGACCTGCAGTGGCCGGTGATGGTGCTCGCTCAGCTCGGCGCCGACTTCACCGTCGAGTCACCGGTCGAGCTGGTCGACCTGGTGAGCGAGGTGAGCGCCCGCTTCGCGCGCGCCGGCGTTGCGTAG
- a CDS encoding ABC transporter ATP-binding protein, whose amino-acid sequence MTTTTRSGPVIRTRGLTRHFTRHQQTVEAVRGLDLEVTDGELVAFLGPNGAGKSTTLRMLTTLIAPTSGAAEVAGYDVVREHRDVRRSIGYVGQGNAAGHQQRGRDEVVSQARSFGMSRGAARARADELLEAFDLTEHARRPVSTLSGGQRRRLDVAIGLVHAPRLMFLDEPSTGLDPQNRVNLQEQVKRLNREAGTTIVMTTHYLEEADAIADRVIVIDHGRVIADDTASRLKSALGDLVTLGFASPAHAQAAAARAERLEGASVDVDGAALSVRVAHGRDLAPGLVADLAGAGTPATRMEVAGPTLDDVFLDLTGRSLRETGADTTPAATTEGAAA is encoded by the coding sequence ATGACGACAACCACCCGCTCCGGCCCGGTGATCCGCACCCGCGGGCTCACCCGGCACTTCACCCGCCACCAACAGACCGTCGAGGCGGTCCGCGGCCTCGACCTCGAGGTCACGGACGGCGAGCTCGTCGCGTTCCTCGGCCCCAACGGCGCCGGCAAGTCCACCACCCTGCGCATGCTGACCACCCTGATCGCGCCCACGTCCGGCGCCGCCGAGGTCGCCGGGTACGACGTGGTGCGCGAGCACCGCGACGTACGCCGCTCGATCGGGTACGTCGGTCAGGGCAACGCTGCGGGCCACCAGCAGCGCGGCCGCGACGAGGTCGTGAGCCAGGCGCGCTCGTTCGGGATGAGCCGGGGCGCCGCCCGCGCCCGCGCCGACGAGCTGCTCGAGGCCTTCGACCTCACCGAGCACGCCCGCCGGCCGGTCTCGACCCTGTCCGGCGGCCAGCGCCGCCGGCTCGACGTCGCGATCGGCCTGGTGCACGCCCCGCGGCTGATGTTCCTCGACGAGCCGTCGACCGGCCTGGACCCGCAGAACCGGGTCAACCTCCAGGAGCAGGTCAAGCGGCTCAACCGCGAGGCCGGGACCACGATCGTGATGACCACCCACTACCTCGAGGAGGCCGATGCGATCGCCGACCGGGTGATCGTGATCGACCACGGGCGGGTCATCGCCGACGACACCGCCTCGCGCCTGAAGTCGGCACTCGGCGACCTGGTGACGCTCGGGTTCGCCTCGCCCGCCCATGCCCAGGCCGCCGCCGCCCGGGCGGAGCGGCTGGAGGGGGCGTCGGTCGACGTCGACGGCGCCGCGCTGTCGGTCCGCGTCGCCCACGGGCGCGACCTGGCACCCGGCCTGGTCGCCGACCTGGCGGGCGCCGGGACGCCGGCCACCCGCATGGAGGTCGCGGGCCCCACGCTCGACGACGTCTTCCTCGACCTCACCGGGCGCAGCCTGCGCGAGACCGGCGCCGACACCACCCCCGCCGCCACCACCGAAGGAGCAGCAGCATGA
- a CDS encoding ABC transporter permease produces the protein MTTLIETAPVRRTTVEAPTPPGFLGDTWNVMVRELKPVFREPASVLFAMVQPLVFLGLFAPLLPDVGNGSALQWFVPGIVAMTVLMGASFTGANLMQEIMSGSHERLLVSPLSRSSLLVGRALKEVVPMLMQTAIIVAVVTPFSFELHLGGILVGVTILALFSVGIGSLSFALALASKDQDWLFWTVQQTVIFPLLLLGGVLLPLEGAPRWLQVASDLNPLAYVVEAERALFAGSYPADTIGAGLLAAAVTAALGLTVGLKAMRSSS, from the coding sequence ATGACCACCCTCATCGAGACCGCCCCCGTCCGGCGTACCACCGTCGAGGCGCCGACGCCGCCGGGCTTCCTCGGCGACACCTGGAACGTCATGGTCCGCGAGCTCAAGCCGGTCTTCCGCGAGCCCGCGTCGGTGCTGTTCGCGATGGTGCAGCCGCTGGTGTTCCTCGGGCTCTTCGCGCCGCTGCTGCCCGACGTGGGCAACGGCTCCGCACTGCAGTGGTTCGTGCCGGGCATCGTCGCGATGACCGTGCTCATGGGGGCCAGCTTCACCGGCGCCAACCTCATGCAGGAGATCATGAGCGGCTCGCACGAGCGGCTCCTGGTGTCGCCGCTGAGCCGCTCCTCGCTGCTGGTCGGCCGCGCGCTCAAGGAGGTGGTGCCGATGCTCATGCAGACCGCGATCATCGTCGCCGTCGTGACGCCGTTCAGCTTCGAGCTGCACCTCGGCGGGATCCTCGTCGGGGTCACGATCCTCGCGCTGTTCAGCGTCGGGATCGGCTCCCTGTCGTTCGCCCTCGCGCTCGCCTCCAAGGACCAGGACTGGCTGTTCTGGACCGTCCAGCAGACCGTGATCTTCCCGCTGCTGCTGCTCGGGGGCGTCCTGCTCCCCCTCGAGGGCGCCCCGCGCTGGCTCCAGGTCGCCTCCGACCTCAACCCCCTGGCGTACGTCGTCGAGGCCGAGCGCGCGCTCTTCGCCGGCTCCTACCCCGCCGACACCATCGGCGCCGGCCTCCTCGCCGCCGCCGTCACCGCCGCCCTCGGGCTGACGGTGGGCCTCAAGGCCATGCGCTCCTCCAGCTGA
- a CDS encoding alpha/beta hydrolase family protein yields MSEPEGRAEGRLDYGSDPSQYGELSLPEGDPRGVVVVIHGGFWKAAYDASLGRPLAAALVARGWAAWNLEYRRVGAGGGAGGGAPATFDDVAAGIDHLAGLGLDLTTVVALGHSAGGHLAAWAATRGRDGWPQRVPVTAVVSQAGVLDLRSADADGLGDGAVRALLGHAATAADAPYDPIQRVPAGVPVWCVHGRDDDVVPPSQSAAYVEAARASGGRAELVEVEGDHFVVVDPDSPAWARIVGILDTLG; encoded by the coding sequence GTGAGCGAGCCAGAGGGTCGCGCCGAGGGGCGCCTCGACTACGGATCCGATCCCAGCCAGTACGGCGAGCTGTCGCTGCCCGAGGGCGACCCGCGCGGGGTGGTCGTGGTGATCCATGGCGGCTTCTGGAAGGCGGCCTACGACGCCTCGCTCGGTCGGCCGCTCGCGGCTGCGCTGGTGGCGCGGGGCTGGGCCGCGTGGAACCTGGAGTACCGCCGGGTCGGCGCGGGCGGTGGCGCCGGCGGGGGCGCGCCCGCGACCTTCGACGACGTGGCGGCCGGCATCGACCACCTGGCCGGGCTCGGGCTGGACCTCACGACCGTGGTCGCCCTGGGCCACTCCGCGGGCGGCCACCTGGCCGCCTGGGCGGCGACGCGCGGGCGCGACGGCTGGCCGCAGCGCGTCCCCGTCACCGCGGTCGTCTCGCAGGCGGGCGTGCTCGACCTGCGCTCGGCGGACGCCGACGGGCTGGGCGACGGCGCCGTGCGCGCCCTGCTCGGCCACGCGGCCACGGCGGCCGATGCGCCGTACGACCCGATCCAGCGGGTGCCGGCCGGGGTGCCGGTCTGGTGCGTGCACGGGCGCGACGACGACGTGGTGCCGCCGAGCCAGTCGGCGGCGTACGTCGAGGCGGCGCGGGCGAGCGGCGGGCGTGCGGAGCTGGTGGAGGTCGAGGGCGACCACTTCGTCGTCGTCGACCCCGACTCGCCGGCGTGGGCGCGGATCGTCGGGATCCTCGACACGCTCGGCTGA
- the arfB gene encoding alternative ribosome rescue aminoacyl-tRNA hydrolase ArfB, with protein sequence MADDLVVSRSLVIPAAELSERFSRSSGPGGQGVNTADTRVELSFDLAASASVPAYLQERMLSRLSSRLVDGVVTVTASEHRTQLANRRAARERLASLLRDAALPPSPTRRATRPTRGSKERRLGAKKRRGEIKKGRQGRFE encoded by the coding sequence TTGGCTGACGACCTCGTCGTCTCACGGTCGCTGGTGATCCCGGCGGCCGAGCTCTCCGAGCGGTTCTCGCGCTCCTCCGGGCCGGGGGGCCAGGGCGTCAACACCGCCGACACCCGCGTCGAGCTGTCCTTCGACCTCGCGGCCTCGGCCTCGGTGCCGGCGTACCTCCAGGAGCGGATGCTGTCGCGGCTGTCCTCGCGGCTGGTGGACGGCGTCGTCACCGTGACCGCCAGCGAGCACCGCACCCAGCTGGCCAACCGGCGCGCGGCGCGCGAGCGGCTGGCCTCGTTGCTGCGCGACGCGGCGCTGCCCCCCTCGCCGACGCGGCGGGCCACGCGCCCCACCCGCGGCTCCAAGGAGCGACGGCTCGGCGCGAAGAAGCGGCGCGGCGAGATCAAGAAGGGCCGGCAGGGGCGCTTCGAGTGA